The sequence gtcccttatcatatccaattaacaccttttcctgccccattatttgaattctgagacattATGATAGATCCTGCttctgcattttctgatttttttccttgtagaagggctcagacctggaACGTCAGCaaaatatctttgcctccttcagacgctgaaaagaccagctgagttcctccagcattttggtgtgtttgttGAAATAGTGCTGCCTAGTGTTCTCTGGTATGAAGCTAGAGAACCTGTGGAATATTCTGATCTTTGACTGGAGATGAGATAGTTACTGCAGGTACCTGGTATATCTGGGTATCCAAGCTAGAAGTTAGCAAGTGTAAGGCAGGTGGATATGCAAATATCAAGGGGTACTGATAGCATTTGCTGAAGGTAGGTGTTCACCCAAATTAGAGATGTCTTGTGACAAAAATGCTTCATTCTAATTTTTACTTAGTTGATTACAGCAATAAACATCAATAGAGTTATAGTTGATTTAAATTTGGAGTTACTTATGGGAAGTTTGATTCAGTTAAGGCAATGGATATAAACTTTGGCAAGTCATAATGCAACTGTATAAAACTTTAGCTAGCCCACATTTGTTTTGTTGCATTTCTGGTCTCTGCACTACAGGAATAATATGGAGGCTTTGAGTGAGTGCAAAAGAGGCAAATTCTTTTAAACAGAGTGGTAGAAGCCTGGAATGTCCTGCCAGATGGGAGAGGATGGCAATATTCCAGCGGCACTTAAACAGACACATTAACAGCCAGCgaatagaaggatatggactaaGTACAGGCAGATGGAATTATTTTAAATTGATATTGTGGTGAGCACAGCCAGAAATGTGCCCTTCTACCCATCTTCTCCATGCCAATCAAGTTGATTCCACtttcctgcatttgacccatatccctctgaatctttcctatccatgtatctgcatCATGTCTTTTTAATGTTGCAATTCTATCCACCTCCATCACTACTTCttacagcttgttccatataccaaccaccctctgtgtgaaataaTTGCCCTTCAtatctcttttaaatttttccctcTCATCTTATATCTATCTCCTCCAGTTTTCGATCCCCCTAGACTAGGAAAAAGACCATGACTATttcccttatctatgcccctcatgattttataaacctttataaggtccCCTCACAGCCTCCTCTGCTCTTAGGGAGGAAGTCTCAGCCTCACCTTATAATTCAATTTGCAGTCCCAGTAACATTTTCATgttatttttattcccttcttttagcTTAATGACATCTTCCCTGTTGCTAGGTGACCAGGACTGCACATAACACTCTCAGTGTGagctcaccaatgttttatacagttgtaacatgacgtACCCACACCTGCACTTAATGCCTTGCCCAGTAAAGTGCATTGAACAAAGGCATCAAGTGGCAAGCATATCACATGCCCTTCTTCATCATGTGGCCAAAGCACCTGTTTCTATTTTGTACTGATCTGTGTCAAAGCCCTTTTCATACCTGATACATGTGAAAATGCACAAACAAAAATAATAcacaaaagaaattaattgaattaacACCTTACAGGCTCTTTAAAATATCCTTGTAGTTTATTTCTAAGTAGTTGATTTTTCTATCAACAGCCAATTTATACACACCATGTTCCCATAAGCAATGTGAAGTCAGAAAGCCTATCATTTGTTTGGTAGAATTAGTCAAAGGATACATGTCAGTAAGAATAGCAAGAGAATTTCCCCTTCCCTTATTTAATGACGAAGGCTCATTTTAAAGTTTGATTTAAAAGATTGTCTATCTTCATGCAGTGTACATTGGTTTTTGAGTGTTGCTAAGATAACTAATGGAAGTGTAGTTACCAACTAAACATCTGTTATTGAAAGTAACCCGGTGCACTGAGGTATCAGAAGTCATTCTGCAAGGAATACTTAAATCTTAAAGTcacatatatacagtaaaatATTCCCCTATTTACAACAAAAAGGAGTAGACAAACAAACCACCATCGGTCTACAGACATGACATTAGTCTTAATGTTCTTGATTGTCAATATCTTCACTGAATTACGTTTAATGTCTCTGTTGTATCCACTGCAGATGATAATAATTCCAATAGACCATCTATCCAAGTTAGCTTCATATATATGTGGCAGCATGATAAGTGTATCaattaagtcaagtcaagtttattgtcatctgattgaacaagtacaacccgatgaaacagtgttctctggtcctcgaagcaaaacatgcagacacacaatcagacataacacacatacggaTAAATAGtagatatgcagggcaagtatttcatctatttcagtaaataaataaacacatATATGAGTCTCGGATAAATCTCAGTGAATGTCCTTAAAATTCCCTTCAGGTATATTCATTCTTGATATCTACAGAATTGTGTGACTTACTTCTTATTTCATTATTGATATTACTCACTCTTGTGAAAAGCCTGCTTCTGCAGATGTTTCGAGAAAAACAAGAACTAAAGATGCTGAATTTTGAAccaagtgattaaaaaaaaactggagggcTCAACAGATTAAACTATATCCATGAAAGAAATAGTCAATGTGGTCACAAAAgtcctggcctgaaacattgactgaacatttctctccatgtctgtctTTCTAAGACACACTAGCTTCTTATTGTCTGCCGACATCTACCTTCTCCCAGGAAGCTTCTGCTTTTAATTAAACCTTTGACGATCCAATTCATTCTTCTGGGAATTACGTGCCCATATTCGGGGAGTGAGGTTTGAACCCAGTCTCTCCCTCACAGGAATATAAAGGATGCAAATGGCGATGAGTAGCGTTATTTTAATTTTAGTACTTTGTATTGTGTACACCACCCATTAGCACTTTCTTCCTGTCACACCACACAAAAATTCTGAAATCATTTTATTGTATtatgttctttatttttttctcttataTTTTCACTTGGAGAAAAATCAAAGATGTACAAAAATAGTAAATGACAAACCAATGGCAGATTACAGACAATGTTGTGGCAATGAAAGCAGATGTTTAGCACAATGAGGCTCCAAGTAACTTGCCCTACTCAGTTTGGAACCTGGGCTGTAACAAACTTCGGATGTTAACAGGCTTCaaagtgatgtggggaatttACAAAAATACAGATAATGCCAGAAACCAGGTTTTATTGTTAGGAATTATTTAGGTAGAAATATTTCTTTCATGGTGAGCTCTGTCAGGAGATTTGGCTGATCCAATAAcaagcccaggatatcacataGTATGGTTCAGATGAGATGTGTCAGGTTAATATTCAGTTACTATTTCATGTCTGTGAAATGATTTACCATTCATTTTCCTCAAAGTTTAAAAGGTTAAACTAATGGTTGATGAATTGTACAAAAAGACCCTGGTGGAATAGAATACTGTGCTAATACTTCAAGAAGTTTTCTTGAATGCTTTTGCAGAAGGTGCCCATTTATTTTCAAAACCAAGGTCCCTCCTCATGCAGACTTTTTCAAATACACTCCTCCAATGTGTAACCAATATCACAGAATAATTTATGGAATAAATAATTTACACAGTAAAGAATAAAATATTTGTGTAAAAGTCTAACAGTCACACTTCATCTTAAATTGTTTCCTCAACATCTTCAACATGCTCTTCAATATGTGTCCAATTCTTTCTGTAAATTGTGCAGACTCATAGCTCACCGTTAACCCTTTTCCAGCTATGTTTCCACTGATCCTTTCCATTCATGTTCTCAGCTTGCATCTGCTGCTCTGTTCAGATTTTCCCCAAAAGGTTCCCCTTCCAGATTCATGTCTCGGAATGCTTGTTGGAGTCTGAGTCACTTGCCACCCTTTTAGTTTGTCTGATCAAGTTCAGATACATTTCTGATCTTAGAAATCTGGCATAAGAATCCTTCTCCATCAAGTTGTAGATTTTATTCTGCGCAACATCAAAGCTGGAAATAGTAGGCTCCAGAAGATGTTTCTTAGTGAAGTCTTTAGTTTCATAATCAATATTAATCTATTCAGTGTTAAAaggggaaaatttttaaaaatcaataattcCTCCTTGTTAATCTTAAAGTTGCTcacagtttaaaaatacactacaTACACTACACCTGCATAATTTCATTCAAAGAGATTCACCTGTTTAGGAGCATCCACTTCAATGAattccaaataaatcttctttgcTTTAGAGGCCCGTTTTTCAGGTGACCTAGTTTTCTTGTAGTCCTCACAGGCCAGCCAGAACTCAATGTTCTCCTCACTGTACTCTGAGCAAAGGAAAGCTCTGAAGGCAGCCAAACCATCTACCAAAAGAACAGAAGAGAAATTTCATCTAATGGCTGCAAGTTTTACCAGTCCATTAACATTCTTAGAAAATTTCTTTTACATTTCAGGAAAAACTGTATGAGGATTTTGATATGATATAAGGGAGGATTCATGCAATGGATTGGTGGCAAGCAGAATTTACTAGGGTACATTATAAGTGCAGTCCACTCTCTCTTTCATTGCCCTTCCCTGGCTGAGCAAATTCAGATTTCCAAAGCAGCATCAGGCAATTTGCCAGAAAGCATAAAATGAGAACCATGTTCTTCCAACCCTGCATGTCTTTAGAGCGTGGGAGAAAACCAGTGGACCTAAAGGAAACACACAcagccatggggagaacataaaaattcattacagacagcaccagatttggtttGCTGGCGCAGTAATAGTGTTGCCCTAACTGTTATGCTAATCAGGCAGGTACATCAACTTTCCACCAACCCTGGTGCTTCTGTTCGATACTGGCAGGTACCAAAATTACAGTCTATTTATTACACAAAGTTCTGCTATTTGATTCAGCTTGATTGACCTTGTTTATTTTTCAGAATTCCAGCCATCTTTATAGCACAATAGCTTAACATGGCTGAAAGACAAAAAGTAAATCCATTGGACCCATTAACGGTCTTTTTATTTTCCCAGAGAAAGCAGGCTGTTTACTTGTTTAATGGATGCAGATTCCAACAGAAAATGGAATAACCTCCCTGGAAGAGGGAGAGTATAACATGTGGAAGGTAGATGTGCGTTGGGTTGTAGTCATTCTTTTCTTTTGGTACCTTCCTTTTCTAATTCAGGGAGGGCTTTCCCCCTTCTTTAACTTCTCTACAGCCCTTGGCATATTGTTCCTAAATACAGTAAGTAATTTATATTTCAAGTTTGATATTGAaggataaaaactgaaaatgttttGCCTTCTAATTTATGAATTGGCCCGCGCATTCTGTTACAGAAATCCTCCTAGATCACAAGTAACACTTTAATTAATCCACTAAAACATTTAAACAGTTTACTTGGATCTGTTGAGCACAacgatttatgaaaaaattattACCGAGCTCCAATTATGGCAGGAACATACATGCCTACTTACGTTTTTGAGAAAGCATCTTGTCCAGagattgtttccatttctttgctTCCTCTGAAGAAGGTCTGATTGAGAAAGAAATGTACAACATTTTCCCTCAgtacattttaaaagaaaagaatttcaGCTTTTT comes from Narcine bancroftii isolate sNarBan1 chromosome 5, sNarBan1.hap1, whole genome shotgun sequence and encodes:
- the LOC138762714 gene encoding regulator of G-protein signaling 5-like; translation: MCQGLSSLPSCCLERAKGIKARLRIFLQKSKKTYGSEQVNHIEEAKSRPSSEEAKKWKQSLDKMLSQKHGLAAFRAFLCSEYSEENIEFWLACEDYKKTRSPEKRASKAKKIYLEFIEVDAPKQINIDYETKDFTKKHLLEPTISSFDVAQNKIYNLMEKDSYARFLRSEMYLNLIRQTKRVASDSDSNKHSET